The genome window CTGCAACGAAGTTGATAAGGCccattatttaattgattacacttagatcatacattattttatttatttaattgcacatatattctttttaatattttatacaccAGTTTGTTCACAATTATGTTGAATTCATGCTTCATTTTACACTGATAGCGGCACTGACATGTTGTCTGAATACATTTGTTTTGGATGCATATTTTGATACTGTGTTTAAATGTGATAAGTATAATCATATCATGTATTACATGGATTAAGATTTTCAGTTTCCTGCAGAAGATATTGTCCATAATACAGACATACAGATAAGTCATTACAAAAGGACTATCATGCAGATAAGTCATGTATACTACTAATGGTATTCAAAGCTCAACTAGCTTATCAACTTATTTAAGGCTCGATTAAGATTtgcacttttttttctctcactaaATAGTATTAGCccatcataaattcataatttattcTACATTACACGGTATGAATTCAGACCACAAACTTGCAATGACTAGTGTTTTGTCAGCATATCTTCCAATTGTGAGCGTATCTGTTCTCTAACAGCATCTCTGTTACTAACGCTCAATGTAAAACAAGTTGCCCCTGCATGATTCCGCAACCTTGCAACTGCAGAATTCGAGAACATTAGTCATTCACAAATTCAGCAAAGCAATTAGATAGTGAAATGCTCCAAAATCCTCAAAACATCTCTTCAACAGATCTTTGAGCTCAGGTCTTGTGGCAGATTTAGTCCTAGCATGGTTTATTTAAAGAATTGAGCAAAGGAAATTTGTTCCTACTATTGTTAAGACAGAAACAAGATACTGTGAGAAATGGAGATGAAATTATGGTGAAAAAACTTACCTTCAGGTATGTCTCTGCCGAATTTTGGAACTGGAATGGAAGCCAAAACTGGGATATTTGACTCCAAAACTCTTAGAACTGCAGGGAAGAATGAGGAACTGAACAACTCCATCTTACCAACTTCGTCAATGATGAAGAGATCAGTGTCTTCTTTAACCTATTCATTGAATGTGTCTTGAAAGCTCAAAGACTGATCTAATACATGGTATATGACAAATAATAAATTCTGTATTCTCAATGACAAATCCacattgagaaaataaaaataaaaatacaccaATAGTTTAAAAATGCAAcgccggaaacagcctctttgcatatgcaagggtaaggctgcgtacaatatccctcccccataccttcgcatagcgaagagcctctgggcaatagggtacgaagttttttagtttaaaaatgcAACGGAACAGTTGAAGAGCATCATACCACATTTGCAAGGATAGCAATATAGTTGGCAAAATATTTAGTAATCCAATCTCCTACTAAAGTTAGTAGGGGAAAAATGCATAGAGAAAACATATTAAAGAAACACAAATGCTAACCAGTGTCCTTGGAGCATtggttaagaaactaaaaggagAATGATTTTATTGGGATGCGTAAAATTGCGTTGCCCATGACTTTTTTGTGCTCTCCTATGATTTTcacaaaaaatacttttttttttcaatttcttaatcaataccCTAGGGAAACTAGTTAGTAAGACATTTAAAGAAAGCGAGCTGACCTGTAACTCGGGAAGTGCTAGTGACTCGAAGGAAGCAACATCAACTTTATACTTGCCAACATTAGGCCATCTGAGAGACTCGGGGCTGCCAAAGTCAATGCAATCAAATGACACCATTTAATCAAATAGGCAGAGTTGTATAAGATGTTTATTTAGAACAGTCCGGTTCAATTCAGTTGCAGTTCAGTTCAGTTTGCCTAAACCCCTTTTACAGTTCAGTTCGTTTCATCTATTTTTTGCCTGCCCCTTTAGGATTTACTATCACATGAGTAcctttgttgaaaaatgaataaagaCCCTCAAGTGGCATGAGCAATAAATACAAGTTACCAAACAGAGAAACACCAGATAATGGGTCCTAAGTACTAATTATGGTAAACTAAAAATTGAGATGTTTATGGTGTGGAGCTAAAGAGTGAGGGAATGAAAAAATGAACGTTGAAATGTCGATGGAAGCAAGTGGGGCAGTGCGACCGTCGAGTGTGACCACTTCAAAACCAACCCTCTGGCCGGCGCGCCTAATTTCCCCTACAAAACCAACCAACCATTTTGTAGTAATGAATATTACATTATATATGTGAGATGGTGAAggaaggaagaggaagatgaagagaTGGTTACGAGTGTAGAAGCCCTGAAGCTTGAGGGATGGATTGACTTTGAGGGACTCGAATACTTTCATAATAAGAGTGGTTTTTCCCACACCCTGAACATATCAgtgaaatcaaaatcaataaacACAGAATGaagagagtgtgtgtgtgtgtgtgagagagagagagagaga of Glycine soja cultivar W05 chromosome 1, ASM419377v2, whole genome shotgun sequence contains these proteins:
- the LOC114419188 gene encoding cancer-related nucleoside-triphosphatase isoform X1, producing the protein MAGPGKCFLVTGPPGVGKTTLIMKVFESLKVNPSLKLQGFYTREIRRAGQRVGFEVVTLDGRTAPLASIDISTPESLRWPNVGKYKVDVASFESLALPELQVKEDTDLFIIDEVGKMELFSSSFFPAVLRVLESNIPVLASIPVPKFGRDIPEVARLRNHAGATCFTLSVSNRDAVREQIRSQLEDMLTKH
- the LOC114419188 gene encoding cancer-related nucleoside-triphosphatase isoform X2, whose translation is MAGPGKCFLVTGPPGVGKTTLIMKVFESLKVNPSLKLQGFYTREIRRAGQRVGFEVVTLDGRTAPLASIDISTPESLRWPNVGKYKVDVASFESLALPELQVKEDTDLFIIDEVGKMELFSSSFFPAVLRVLESNIPVLASIPVPKFGRDIPEGLNLPQDLSSKIC